The genomic stretch TCGACAAGGTGGGCTTCGCGGTGCCCTTTGTTTGTGGTGCCACCAACCTTGGTGAGGCCCTAAGGCGCATCTCTGAGGGCGCGGTTCTTATTCGCTCGAAAGGCGAGGCTGGTACGGGTAACATCGTGGAAGCTGTTCGCCACTTACGGCAGATTCTGGGCGATATCCGTGCTATCACACAGGCTGATGGGGCCGAACAATTTGAATGGGCGAAACGCCTACAAGCCCCGCTCTCACTAGTGCAGCAGATTCATGAAACCGGGCGGTTGCCGGTACCGCTATTTTGCGCTGGTGGTGTCGCCACGCCAGCGGACGCGGCGTTGGTAATGCAGCTCGGGGCGGAGTCAGTTTTTGTGGGTTCGGGAATCTTCAAGAGCGCCAACCCATCCGCGATGGCCAAAGCTGTGGTAGAAGCCACCGCTAACTTCCAAGATCCTGACGTTTTGGTGAAGGTGAGCCGAGGTCTTGGTCAGGCCATGCCCGGAATCGAGATGGGCAGCCTCGAAACCCGTCTGGCGGATCGCGGTTGGTAGCTGCTACCACAAACTAGTCGCGTCGGTCAGCAAATGAGGTTGAGGTAAAAAATGGCTGGGCACTCTAAATGGTCCACAATCAAACACAAAAAAGGTGCCGCCGATAAGGCCCGCGGCAAGCTGTTTGGCAAGCTCATCCGCCAGGTAGAAGTAGCCGCTCGTGAAGGCGGCGGCGATCCTGACATGAACCCATCGCTACGGACGATGGTTCAAAAGGCTCGAGATAACTCGGTGCCGGTCGACACCATTGACCGGGCTATTAAGCGTGGTACGGGCGAACTCGAAGGCGTTAATTACGAGTCGATCACCTATGAAGGTTACGCCCCAAACGGTGTGGCTTTGCTAGTCGAGGTGTTGACCGATAACCGGAACCGCACTGGTGCCGAGATTAAAACGATCTTCAATCGCAGTGGCGGATCATTAGCCGAACCTGGTGCTGTGGCCTGGCAGTTCGAGCGGCGCGGGCTTATCACCGTTCCTAGCACCGTCGAAGAAGACGATGTGATGTTAGTCGCTCTTGATGCTGGCGCTGATGACATTGTCGCCGATGGTGACGTTTGGGATATCAGCTGTGCCCCAGGGGCGTTGAGCGATATTCGTAGTGCTTTGGATGAGGCTGGAATCACGGTGGAATCGGCCGATACTGCCATGGTTTCTTCAACCTTGGTGGCGTTAGATTCGGAAACCGCGGCCGCGGCCGTGCTTAAGGTTGTCGAAGCGCTTGACGACCATGACGATGTACAAGCTGTGCACGGGAACTTTGATATTCCGACCGAAATTCTGGAAAGCATCGAGCTTTAGAAATGTGCTGTCGGGTGTCAATGCTCGACCCCATTAGCGGTATCCAGTAATATCGTACGCATGTTCGTTTTAGGTATCGACCCTGGCTTGTCACGTTGTGGTTACGCCGTGTTAGATGCCACCACCCAGAAGCCAAATGCGGTTGCTATCGGCGTGCTTCGCACCTCACCAGACGAGCCGTTGCCAAATCGTTTGGCCGAATTGCAGGCCGAATTTCGTTCGCTATTCGATGAGTTTGACCCGGTGGCCCTAGCAATCGAGCGGGTATTTTTTCAGCACAACGTTAGAACCGCCATGTCGGTAGGCCAGGCTTCGGGCTTAGTTATGGCCGAGGCCGCAGGTCGAGGTGTGGCAGTCGCCGACTATTCACCCAACGAAGTTAAGCTGGCCGTAACTGGCGACGGAGCTGCCGACAAAACAGCGGTGGCTCAAATGGTGAAAATGCTTTTGAATCTGCCGATTGTGCCCGCTCCCGCGGATGCCGCCGATGCGGCGGCGGTGGCCCTCTGTCATGTTGCTCACGGCGCTATGGCCCGAGCGTTAAGTCGGCACAAATGATTGGTTCACTGCGCGGTACCGTGCTCGCACAACAAGGTTCATCAGTACTCTTGGAAGTGGGCGGCATAGGGTATTGGGTAACTGTTTTGCCAGGTGTGGCTAGTGCCCTAAGCGGGGCTGAAGACCAAGCGTTCGTCCATATCTATCACCACATTCGTGAAGATGCACAGGTGCTTTACGGCTTTGCAACCAATCACGAACGGCGACTGTTTGAGGTGTTGCTTTCCGCCCATGGTGTGGGACCAAGCCTTGCCATGGCTATCTTGTCGACCCATGCCCCGGCCCGACTGTTACAAGCCATTGCCTCGGATGATCTGGCGGCGTTGTGCTTAGTGCCCGGAGTGGGCAAGAAAACTGCACAACGGCTCTTGATTGAACTCAAACCGAAACTAGATTTACCGGAATTCGAGTTTTCCGCCGCCGACGATGAGGCTCAGACGGCGAAACCATCGGTTACCACCGATGCTCACGACGCGTTGGTCGAACTTGGCTACCAGAGCGACGAAATAAGGGCTGTGCTGAAACAGCTACCCAACCACGACGATGCTTCAGCACTGTTGCGAGCGGCTCTACGTGAGCTAGGTGCTCAGAGGTAAGAACAACCGGCATGCGCGAAGAAATACTCAACCCACAACTAGGCCCCGATGATCTAGAGGCCGAAGGCCAGGTTCAATCGCGGCGCGAGCCAGCAGGTTCGTCTGAGATTAGTGGTGAAGGCGCTGAAGCTAGTTTACGACCTCGAACTTTGGCCGAGTTTGTAGGCCAACAAGAGCTAAAAGACCATCTGACCATTATTTTAGAAGCCGCCCGGCGACGCGCTCAGCCGGTAGATCACCTCTTGTTTGCCGGGCCTCCTGGGTTAGGCAAAACAACTCTTTCGGCCATCGTGGCCGCTGAAATGTCGGTGGGGCTGCATGTGACCTCAGGCCCGGCCCTTGAACGTGGTGGCGATTTGGCGGCCATTCTCACTCAGCTTGAAACCGGCGACGTTCTCTTCATTGACGAGATTCATCGCTTGTCACGGGCTGTGGAGGAAGTTCTGTATCCCGCCATGGAAGATTTTCAAATCGACATCGTGATTGGCAAAGGCCCTGCAGCACGCTCGCTTCGCCTCGATGTCGCTCCATTCACATTGGTAGGTGCCACCACTCGCACCGGTCTAATCACCGGACCATTACGTGATCGATTCGGTTTGGTGGCCCGGCTCGACTACTACGGGGCCAGCGACTTAACCGCCATTGTCCTGCGAGCGGCTGAAATTTTAGGAGTGGCGCTTGAACCCGGAGGTGCCAAGGAAATCGCTCGCCGGGCTCGCGGCACACCTCGAATCGCTAATCGGTTGTTGCGGAGAGTGCGCGATTTCGCCGAGGTGCGCGCCCATGGCGTGGTCGATGAAGCCACTGCCAACGATGGACTGGCAGTTTTTGGTGTTGACGAGCTTGGCCTCGACAAGGTCGACCGCGCCATCTTAGAAGCCATCTGTTTGCGCTTTGGTGGGGGACCGGTCGGGCTTTCAACCTTGGCCATTAGTGTTGGTGAACCCACCGAGACCGTAGAAGACGTATATGAACCATTCCTTATTCAGCTGGGCCTAATTATGCGAACACCTCGTGGTCGTGTAGCTACGCCAGCCGCGTGGCAACATCTAGGGGTCGAGCCACCCAAGGATGTTTCCCCTGAGTCACCCCCCAGCCTTTTCGGATAGTGTCTAACCGCCGATGGACCTAGCCGATTTTGAATACTTCTTACCTGACGAGCTGATCGCCCAGACCCCGGTTGAACCCCGAGACAGTGCCCGTCTTTTAGTCGACCGCGGGCCGTCGTCACCACCCTCGCATCAACACGTCTATAACCTGCCTGAACTGGTCGGCGAAGGCGATGTAGTGGTGGCTAATAACACTAGGGTCTTGCACGCTCGCCTAAAGCTCAACAAGGCAACCGGTGGTGAAGTTGAGGTGCTTTTGTTGCACCCCATCGGCGATGAATGGGAAGCACTGGTGCGTCCATCCCGAAAGGTCCGTCCCGGTACGGTGCTAGAGCGAGCGGGCCTGTCAGTCGAAGTAGGTGCAGACTTAGGTGAAGGTCGTCGCCGAGTTCGCCTTCGGTATGAACAGCAGGGAACGAACGGAAATTTGGCTAGCGATGTTGAAGCCTTGGCTGAATTCGGCGAGGTTCCGCTGCCGCCGTATATCCATGAGCGGCTGGAAAACCCGGAACGCTACCAAACTGTGTACGCCGACCGACCGGCGTCGGTCGCGGCACCAACAGCTGGTTTGCACCTAACCAAACAAGTCATAGAAGGTATCAAGGCCACCGGAGCACGTTTTTGTGAAATTGAATTGGTGGTTGGCTTAGGCACCTTTCGTCCAATTGTGACTAATCGGGTTGAAGACCACCAGATGCACTCAGAATTCTATCGAGTGAGCTACGACACGATGGAAGCGGTTCAGGCGGCACGACGGGTAATCGCGATTGGTACTACCGCCACCCGAGCCTTAGAAACTGCTGCTGGTACCGGCCAACTGGAAGGTAACAGTGAACTGTTTATTTATGGTGATTACCAGTGGCGCTTGGTTGATGTGATGTTGACCAATTTCCATGTGCCACGTTCATCCCTCCTGGTTATGATCGATTCTTTTGTGGGTAACCGTTGGCGTGAGCTTTACGCCGAAGCGGTGGCCAATCGTTATCGATTTTTGTCTTTCGGCGATGCCATGTGGTTGCAGCGAGGCCAGCAATGAAGCTTGAAATTGAACTGTTGGCGCAAGATGGGCGTGCTCGAACCGGAGTGGTGCGTACGGCGCGAGGCAGCTTTCAAACCCCAATCTTTATGCCAGTGGGCACCAGAGGAGCGGTGCGCACCCTAACCACCGAAGACCTTGAACGCCTTAGTCCTGAGATTGTGTTGGGAAACACTTATCACCTGATGTTAAGGCCCGGTTCCGAGCTGGTGAACCAGCTCGGAGGCTTGCACGGTTTTATGGGTTGGAACCAGCATCTTTTGACCGATTCGGGTGGTTTCCAAATTTTTAGCTTGGCGCCAAAAGTTGATGATGAGGGGGCCAAGTTCCGCTCGGTGTACGACGGCAGCTACCACCATCTAAGCCCTGAAAAGGCGGCCACCGTGCAGGCCGAACTGGGGGCCGATATTCAGATGATATTAGACGTCTGCCCGCCACTGCCCTCGGAACCACATGTGATCCGACAGGCTGTCGAACGCTCAATATTGTGGGCGCGTCGAGGGCGAACCACGTTTTTGCACGAGCAGGCCACTTGGCAAGAACAAGGCCGTGATCAAGCTCAGTTTGGCATTGTTCAAGGCGGTATCGACCCAGGGCTTCGAGTCGAGAGCGCCAAACGAACTATTGAAATAGGTTTCGATGGCTATGCCGTCGGAGGTTTATCTGTCGGTGAAACTCGCCATCAGATGGTGGAAGCCTTAGGTGCCACTATGGATGAACTACCAGTTTCTCAACCGCGATATTTCATGGGTCTAGGCGATCCGGTTGGATTGGTCGAGGCGGTCAATCTGGGTGTCGACATGTTTGACTGTGTACTGCCTACGCGTCTTGCTCGTCATGGCACTTTGTTGACAACTGCTGGTCGTCTGAATATACGCAACGCCCAATACCGCCATGACGATGGCCCCCTCGACCCCAACTTTAATGGTGATCAAACCGGGCGGTATTCACGGGCCTATCTTCGACATTTGTTGACTAATGACGAGCCAACAGCAGCCACCATCCTCACCCGGCACAACGTGGCGTGGTTAATGAACCTAGTAAAACAAATGCGTGAGGCGATTCGCGCTGGGCGTTTCGCAGCGCTTCGCCAAGAGATTTTAGAAGTATGGGCTTAAGCTGCCTTGGGAAGATTCACTCGGGCGTTACGCAGTTGCACCACTGCACGGCTAGCGTCAGTCACTGGCATTTAAGCGCTTAAAGGAAGCGACTCAAGATGGACGGCATACTTTTACTGGTAATCCTTGGCGTAATGTGGGCCGTATTATTGGTGCCGCAACAGCGTCGAGCCCGCAAAGCTCGCGAGCTTGTAGCTAGTCTCACCGTAGGCGATGAGGTTATGACAACAGCTGGAATCTACGGGAAAATTACCGGTGAAGATGACGGCGACTTGTTTCTTGAAATCTCGCCTGGAATAGAAATCCGAATTGCCCGTGGCGCAATTGCCAATCGGGTTGAGTTCGAAGATGACTTTGAAACCGACTTCGAAAACGACGATGCGAGCAGCCCAGATTTTGATGACTCCGAATCTGCCGATGGGGTCGATTAGATGAAAAACAAGATGTTCGCCAAGTTCCTAGTCACTCTGGTCGTCACAGTTGTGGCGCTTGGTTACACCTTTGCCACTGGGAATGCGCCGCTGCTGGGGCTTGATCTACAGGGTGGCGTTTCGGTCGTGTTACAGCCCACCGAGCATGCCAGTGCCGAGCAGCTCAATCAGGCAGTAGAAATTATGCGCCGACGGGTAGATGCTATTGGCGTGGCGGAACCTGAGGTAGCTGCACAGGGTGACAGTATTATCGTGTCTTTGCCAGGTGTTGATGACCCGCAGCGGGCGCTGGAACTAGTTGGTCGGACTGCCGAACTACGTTTCCGTCCCGTTCTCGACATTGTCGAGCCCGGAACGCCGATCACTCCACCTGAGGAAGCGTCACCCGACGACACCGTTGTGTTCCCTTCAGAAGACAACCCCGATGTGCTGTACGAGCTTGGTCCAACAGCTGTTAGAGGTGATGCCGTCGCCGATGCCAACGCGTCGTTGGTGGGTGTGAACCAATGGA from Acidimicrobiia bacterium encodes the following:
- the pdxS gene encoding pyridoxal 5'-phosphate synthase lyase subunit PdxS, giving the protein MSNENVATGTNDAVANNKRDLTASLCGGVIMDVVDAEQARIAQDAGAVAVMALERVPSDIRRDGGVARMSDPEMIEGIQAAVSIPVMAKVRIGHFVEAQILQALNVDYIDESEVLTPADETHHIDKVGFAVPFVCGATNLGEALRRISEGAVLIRSKGEAGTGNIVEAVRHLRQILGDIRAITQADGAEQFEWAKRLQAPLSLVQQIHETGRLPVPLFCAGGVATPADAALVMQLGAESVFVGSGIFKSANPSAMAKAVVEATANFQDPDVLVKVSRGLGQAMPGIEMGSLETRLADRGW
- a CDS encoding YebC/PmpR family DNA-binding transcriptional regulator, translating into MAGHSKWSTIKHKKGAADKARGKLFGKLIRQVEVAAREGGGDPDMNPSLRTMVQKARDNSVPVDTIDRAIKRGTGELEGVNYESITYEGYAPNGVALLVEVLTDNRNRTGAEIKTIFNRSGGSLAEPGAVAWQFERRGLITVPSTVEEDDVMLVALDAGADDIVADGDVWDISCAPGALSDIRSALDEAGITVESADTAMVSSTLVALDSETAAAAVLKVVEALDDHDDVQAVHGNFDIPTEILESIEL
- the ruvC gene encoding crossover junction endodeoxyribonuclease RuvC; translated protein: MFVLGIDPGLSRCGYAVLDATTQKPNAVAIGVLRTSPDEPLPNRLAELQAEFRSLFDEFDPVALAIERVFFQHNVRTAMSVGQASGLVMAEAAGRGVAVADYSPNEVKLAVTGDGAADKTAVAQMVKMLLNLPIVPAPADAADAAAVALCHVAHGAMARALSRHK
- the ruvA gene encoding Holliday junction branch migration protein RuvA — its product is MIGSLRGTVLAQQGSSVLLEVGGIGYWVTVLPGVASALSGAEDQAFVHIYHHIREDAQVLYGFATNHERRLFEVLLSAHGVGPSLAMAILSTHAPARLLQAIASDDLAALCLVPGVGKKTAQRLLIELKPKLDLPEFEFSAADDEAQTAKPSVTTDAHDALVELGYQSDEIRAVLKQLPNHDDASALLRAALRELGAQR
- the ruvB gene encoding Holliday junction branch migration DNA helicase RuvB, with amino-acid sequence MREEILNPQLGPDDLEAEGQVQSRREPAGSSEISGEGAEASLRPRTLAEFVGQQELKDHLTIILEAARRRAQPVDHLLFAGPPGLGKTTLSAIVAAEMSVGLHVTSGPALERGGDLAAILTQLETGDVLFIDEIHRLSRAVEEVLYPAMEDFQIDIVIGKGPAARSLRLDVAPFTLVGATTRTGLITGPLRDRFGLVARLDYYGASDLTAIVLRAAEILGVALEPGGAKEIARRARGTPRIANRLLRRVRDFAEVRAHGVVDEATANDGLAVFGVDELGLDKVDRAILEAICLRFGGGPVGLSTLAISVGEPTETVEDVYEPFLIQLGLIMRTPRGRVATPAAWQHLGVEPPKDVSPESPPSLFG
- the queA gene encoding tRNA preQ1(34) S-adenosylmethionine ribosyltransferase-isomerase QueA; protein product: MDLADFEYFLPDELIAQTPVEPRDSARLLVDRGPSSPPSHQHVYNLPELVGEGDVVVANNTRVLHARLKLNKATGGEVEVLLLHPIGDEWEALVRPSRKVRPGTVLERAGLSVEVGADLGEGRRRVRLRYEQQGTNGNLASDVEALAEFGEVPLPPYIHERLENPERYQTVYADRPASVAAPTAGLHLTKQVIEGIKATGARFCEIELVVGLGTFRPIVTNRVEDHQMHSEFYRVSYDTMEAVQAARRVIAIGTTATRALETAAGTGQLEGNSELFIYGDYQWRLVDVMLTNFHVPRSSLLVMIDSFVGNRWRELYAEAVANRYRFLSFGDAMWLQRGQQ
- the tgt gene encoding tRNA guanosine(34) transglycosylase Tgt; its protein translation is MKLEIELLAQDGRARTGVVRTARGSFQTPIFMPVGTRGAVRTLTTEDLERLSPEIVLGNTYHLMLRPGSELVNQLGGLHGFMGWNQHLLTDSGGFQIFSLAPKVDDEGAKFRSVYDGSYHHLSPEKAATVQAELGADIQMILDVCPPLPSEPHVIRQAVERSILWARRGRTTFLHEQATWQEQGRDQAQFGIVQGGIDPGLRVESAKRTIEIGFDGYAVGGLSVGETRHQMVEALGATMDELPVSQPRYFMGLGDPVGLVEAVNLGVDMFDCVLPTRLARHGTLLTTAGRLNIRNAQYRHDDGPLDPNFNGDQTGRYSRAYLRHLLTNDEPTAATILTRHNVAWLMNLVKQMREAIRAGRFAALRQEILEVWA
- the yajC gene encoding preprotein translocase subunit YajC; its protein translation is MDGILLLVILGVMWAVLLVPQQRRARKARELVASLTVGDEVMTTAGIYGKITGEDDGDLFLEISPGIEIRIARGAIANRVEFEDDFETDFENDDASSPDFDDSESADGVD